From a single Girardinichthys multiradiatus isolate DD_20200921_A chromosome 17, DD_fGirMul_XY1, whole genome shotgun sequence genomic region:
- the mdm2 gene encoding E3 ubiquitin-protein ligase Mdm2, translated as MSADREFTTDPTNENKLVRPKVEFCSLLQHAGATKDVFTMKEVMFYLGQYIMQKQLYDQKQQHIVHCAQDALGRVLGVDSFSVKEPGVLFTMITRNLVAVKSQDSSEAHHSQTDTGTEGGDAESHSSSTDHRRRRRRRRSCRSSDPGTSNRAEGEDNEEESEEEESDDSRKRRRSDSYSLTFDDSLSWCVIGGLGSGRDRHSSQSSDSHSTSGRSEVTLAASDSDNFSVEFEVESIDSDDYNEDDASLSADDQVYEVTIFEAEEDDSFDEDTEITEADYWRCAKCDELNPPLPRHCLRCWTLRHDWLPDASIDPKALPTKPTDLSAAKEAPGSDVEDNEGVDVPDGKRAKTPLNSQSLSDSSAANSQDLIYSSQPSSSGDSQEFLSSSPSQSALLPELERSVSAESRLPDSCLDPCLICQSRPKNGCIVHGRTGHLMSCYVCARKLKKRNKLCPVCRMPIQSVVLTYLS; from the exons ATGTCAGCTGACAGGGAGTTCACCACAGACCCAACCAATGAAAACAAACTG GTAAGACCGAAGGTAGAGTTCTGTTCTTTGCTGCAACACGCCGGAGCCACCAAAGATGTTTTCACCATGAAGGAG GTGATGTTTTATCTGGGTCAGTACATCATGCAGAAGCAGCTGTACGaccagaagcagcagcacatCGTCCACTGCGCTCAGGACGCTCTGGGCCGAGTGCTGGGAGTCGACAGCTTCTCTGTGAAAGAACCGGG GGTTTTGTTCACAATGATCACCAGGAACCTGGTGGCTGTGAAGAGCCAAG ACTCGAGTGAAGCTCATCACAGCCAGACGGACACAGGGACGGAG GGAGGAGACGCAGAGAGTCACTCTTCATCTACAGACCACAGGAGacgaaggaggaggaggaggagctgcaggagcagCGACCCCG GAACCTCCAACAGAGCAGAAGGAGAGGATAACGAGGAAGAGTCAGAAGAGGAAGAGTCAGACGACAGCAGGAAGAGGAGGCGGTCTGACAGCTACTCGCTGACGTTTGATGACAGCCTGTCGTGGTGTGTGATTGGTGGGTTGGGGAGTGGGCGGGACAGACACAGCAGCCAATCGTCAGACTCGCACAGTACA TCCGGGAGGTCAGAGGTCACGCTCGCAGCCTCAGACAGCGACAACTTCAGCGTCGAGTTTGAGGTGGAGTCCATCGATTCTGACGATTATAACGAGGACGATGCGTCTCTGTCTGCTGACGATCAG GTATACGAGGTCACCATCTTCGAGGCCGAGGAAGACGACTCCTTTGATGAAGACACGGAGATCACAGAAGCC GATTACTGGCGATGCGCAAAGTGTGACGAGCTGAACCCACCTCTGCCCAGACACTGTCTGCGCTGCTGGACTCTGCGACACGATTGGCTGCCTGATGCGTCCATCGACCCTAAAGCCCTGCCCACAAAGCCAACGGACCTATCAGCTGCCAAAGAAGCTCCAG GCTCGGATGTCGAAGACAACGAAGGAGTCGACGTTCCAGATggaaaaagagcaaaaactcCTTTAAATTCCCAGAGTTTGTCTGACTCCTCTGCAGCAAACTCCCAGGATCTCATCTACTCCTCCCAGCCTTCCTCCTCAGGCGACTCCCAGGAGTTCCTCTCGTCTTCTCCTTCTCAGTCAGCGTTGCTCCCTGAGTTGGAGCGCAGCGTGTCGGCCGAGTCCAGGCTGCCGGACTCGTGTTTGGACCCATGTCTGATCTGTCAGTCCCGGCCGAAGAACGGCTGCATCGTGCACGGGCGGACCGGACACCTGATGTCCTGCTACGTGTGCgccaggaagctgaagaagaggaACAAGCTGTGTCCGGTCTGCAGGATGCCCATCCAGTCGGTGGTTCTCACCTACCTCAGCTGA